CGCCCTCCTCGCGTACATGCACGTTGGACAAATGGTCCGCTAAATCGCTACTACTAGCTACGCTTTGGTCGCACTGTTCCCACTTACACGCGTACGAGTTCTGGCTCGCGCTCGAGTTCTGGTCGTTAGCCGACGAAGAGTGGCTCGACTGGGTTTCGTCGTCCATCGTCATCCGGCTGTCTTCGGAATCTTGTTGACTGTTGGTTTCCTGCTGGCTCTGTGACTCTGGTTTCTGACCAGACTGTACACTTATGGTTTCTGCTTCTTCCTTGACACTTTCTCCTCCTATTTCAGACTGCGATGGTGTTGAAGTACCATTTGTGGACACATTTTCACTTGAATCTACAACTGTTTTTGTTGCTTCCTCTCCTTGAAGTGTGCCGTTTTCCATTGTCCCCTTTATAGCAGTTTCTTTGCTTGTTGTTTTGGAATCCTGTTGGACAACTTCCATACATTCTTCTTCCACCCTGTGGTTAACTGTTGACGCTGTCTCGAGTTCCgcattttcttttccttccttcttATTTTCAACGTCATCATCAGTTACTATCTCGTGTTTAACACAGTTGAGTTGCAACGTTTGGTTTGCGTTTTTATCAGGTCCCGAGCTTCTACGGTCTTCGCACGACGAGGGTTGGACAGCATTCTCGCAACTTATTCTGTCGGAAGAGTCTATATTTTTACCTGAGATACCGTTGTGTTGTTTggaggtagtagtagtagtagtagatttGCGTTGGTCAACTGTGGTGGTGGTCACTCTCCCTTTGGTTGGACACTCCAGCTTCTGTAGGCTGACCACTGCTCGTAGATTGGTGCccgggtggtggtggtggaggtGGTCAGTGTCCGCAGTAGCCCTTGATGTTGTGGACAGTTTTTCCCGTAACCTTGTGGCTATCCTGTTGAAGGCTTGTTCGCCGGGGCTCGGGGCACTTCCGTGGTGGTGGTTCGACCCAAGACTCCGGCTCCTCTTGTTGCGGGTCCCGTACGGCGACGCATCGGTCTCAGAAAACCGTCGGCCGTGCTTTGCTGAAAGAGGAGGGATCGTAGCAGCAGTGTTTTCCTTCAGCCTAGCGCTAACCCGGACCGGGGAGGTCGGTAGCGGTGGTTGGGTGGGTTTCTTTGTTCTCTGTCCACCCACCCTCCCCACAACCATACCGCATTCCTCCTTTTTTTCCGGTCGAATATCCCTCGAACGCAAAGTCCTTATTTCCCCACTAGGCACCTTAGATGTAGCCACGCTTCTCTCGCGAGCCGAAAGTCGCTCTGAATGCCTCAAACACTGGGAATTGTCCAAGTGTTTAGATCGCAAGGAATGTTCTTTTGGCCTGGAGTCCGCCAttgtgactgagtgagtgagtgatgaggGGACAAAGGTCAAAACTAGCCTACTCGACTTCTGGTTGGTTTACACAAGGATGGGCATGATCATGTTTCTACAGGGGGTGTCGGCATAGATTTAAAAGACAATGCACAGGTGAGGTCTTTTCAAAGTGACCATGGGCATCCCAAGgtcaattcgtagtgtgtttttttcatgaaagGAAACTTTTGACAGCGTTTCACACTACGATggacaaaatattttgaaaggttGTCAACATTTACAAGGGAATGCCACTGCACATGTGCAGATGGGTTTAAATGTTGCAATGGGCATTTGTTTGACAATTTGGTGTTTCTAGAActtttgaaagtaaaattttGATATCAGCTTTTTATTTCCATATAAAAGCAAAAATAAAGCCTGTAAGTGGTAGGACATGTTGGAACACTGGTGATGTAAATGGGTAATTAATTCAATGAGAGGAGTTGTGGGcattttaatattttgtttaGAATTTTTGCAAACATTTAATGATATGCTAAAGATATGCTCAGAAACACTTGAAAGTATGCTGTGCACATTGTATGTCCaatctttaaaatgttttattttcttacaacttAGTTCTTTTTAAGGAACCTTCAATCAACTTGAATATCAATATATCGTATCAAACCATTTCCTCAGCTGTCTTGTTATAGATAATTAAGACAGATTTTAAGGTACAATATCAGTCATGATATTTCACAAAACAGAAAAGTTCTTCCTTAATCAACCAACCATTCTACCTTAATGCATTTCCCCACCTTATGTTTCCTTTTAAATATTTCAATGATGCCTCTCTATTAGTATGTGTTAACTTTCTTACAGTATTTAAATCTTCTATCATGCAAACAATATCATAAAGATAAATATGATTAGATCTCATATTCAATAAAAT
This genomic stretch from Branchiostoma floridae strain S238N-H82 chromosome 13, Bfl_VNyyK, whole genome shotgun sequence harbors:
- the LOC118429085 gene encoding zinc finger protein AEBP2-like — its product is MADSRPKEHSLRSKHLDNSQCLRHSERLSARERSVATSKVPSGEIRTLRSRDIRPEKKEECGMVVGRVGGQRTKKPTQPPLPTSPVRVSARLKENTAATIPPLSAKHGRRFSETDASPYGTRNKRSRSLGSNHHHGSAPSPGEQAFNRIATRLREKLSTTSRATADTDHLHHHHPGTNLRAVVSLQKLECPTKGRVTTTTVDQRKSTTTTTTSKQHNGISGKNIDSSDRISCENAVQPSSCEDRRSSGPDKNANQTLQLNCVKHEIVTDDDVENKKEGKENAELETASTVNHRVEEECMEVVQQDSKTTSKETAIKGTMENGTLQGEEATKTVVDSSENVSTNGTSTPSQSEIGGESVKEEAETISVQSGQKPESQSQQETNSQQDSEDSRMTMDDETQSSHSSSANDQNSSASQNSYACKWEQCDQSVASSSDLADHLSNVHVREEGEKVVCLWQGCRVYNMPARSRSWLSRHVLQHSGDRPFKCMIEGCRAAFASQGGLARHVPTHFVEPNTPKSTPNKKDESPSKSTKRKKTRFRRRGSIVRTEDFFDTRIMDMIRQKLVTFNMMTYVDTVGRGQNVVFRSQVLGRRVEPSGQVKLLLRWVPENVLPDVWVDETELPANQAKLVPLTSLPAEALISLDSSLYRNISYANFRK